From a region of the Arachis ipaensis cultivar K30076 chromosome B09, Araip1.1, whole genome shotgun sequence genome:
- the LOC107614955 gene encoding uncharacterized protein LOC107614955, translating into LSKSPTLYQLATSSAASSSSSSSSSSSKSDNNNRIQLLLNRIQLVANRIQFQLPSIRGLRFHVTIVILSFFVFYLIIVFFPDNFLLLLEFVSAVSAAGALLFSLQLALPRLPSSIRRFRPRPLLPVFWAVGRKKQKQQGSSYGGSTGFREQVFSNGDVYQGEIRKGKCWGSGVYYYSMSGRYEGDWVDGKYEGFGVETWARGSRYKGQFKMGLRHGFGVYRFYTGDVYAGEWSSGQSHGCGVHTCDDGSKYVGEFKWGVKHGLGHYHFRNGDTYAGEYFADKMHGFGVYRFANDHLYEGTWHEGRRQGLGMYTFRNGETQSGHWQNGVLDVPSTQNAVYPVSPVGVNHSRILNAVQEARRAAEKAYDVAKVDERVNRAVAAANRAANAARLAALKAVQKQMHPNVNTESIRVPIV; encoded by the exons CTCTCCAAATCCCCAACCCTCTACCAACTAGCAACGTCTTCGGCggcgtcgtcgtcgtcgtcgtcgtcgtcgtcgtcatccAAAAGTGATAACAATAACAGAATTCAGTTATTGCTTAACAGGATTCAGTTAGTCGCTAACAGAATTCAGTTTCAGTTACCTTCGATTCGCGGCCTGAGGTTCCACGTCACCATCGTTATCCTCTCGTTCTTTGTGTTCTATCTGATTATCGTTTTCTTTCCTGACAACTTCTTGCTCCTTCTTGAGTTCGTCTCCGCCGTCTCTGCCGCCGGGGCCTTGCTCTTTTCCCTTCAATTAGCCCTCCCACGCCTCCCATCCTCCATCCGCCGATTCAGGCCGCGGCCGCTGCTGCCGGTCTTCTGGGCCGTGGGGAGGAAGAAACAGAAACAGCAGGGCTCCTCCTACGGTGGATCCACGGGTTTTCGGGAGCAGGTGTTCTCGAACGGCGACGTTTACCAGGGGGAGATAAGGAAGGGGAAGTGTTGGGGGAGTGGGGTTTATTATTATAGTATGAGTGGGAGGTATGAAGGGGATTGGGTGGATGGGAAGTATGAGGGTTTTGGGGTGGAGACATGGGCAAGAGGGAGCAGGTATAAAGGGCAGTTTAAGATGGGATTGAGGCACGGTTTCGGGGTTTATAGATTCTACACTGGGGATGTTTATGCCGGGGAGTGGTCGAGTGGGCAGAGCCATGGCTGTGGAGTTCATACTTGTGATGATGGGAGCAAGTATGTTGGGGAGTTCAAGTGGGGGGTTAAGCATGGTCTTGGACACTACCATTTCAG AAATGGGGATACATATGCTGGTGAATACTTTGCGGACAAAATGCATGGATTTGGGGTATATCGATTCGCGAACGACCATCTTTATGAAGGAACCTGGCATGAGGGTAGAAGGCAAGGACTCGGAATGTATACGTTCAGAAATGGGGAAACCCAATCTGGTCATTGGCAAAATGGAGTTCTTGATGTCCCAAGCACACAGAATGCCGTGTATCCAGTTTCTCCCGTTGGTGTCAATCATTCTAGAATACTTAATGCAGTGCAG GAAGCAAGGCGAGCAGCTGAGAAGGCATACGATGTGGCCAAGGTAGATGAAAGGGTGAATCGAGCAGTAGCGGCCGCGAATAGAGCAGCCAATGCAGCTAGGCTAGCCGCGCTCAAGGCTGTGCAGAAACAAATGCATCCCAATGTTAACACAGAGAGCATTAGAGTCCCCATTGTGTAA